A window from Vigna angularis cultivar LongXiaoDou No.4 chromosome 7, ASM1680809v1, whole genome shotgun sequence encodes these proteins:
- the LOC108336318 gene encoding peroxisomal and mitochondrial division factor 2, whose translation MADDGVANGGVDDQYGEESATKIEVLQRERDELVNENASRKEEIKKLTAELDILRRDGAVNSEKIEEMQREVVQSRDAVKAAEVIAARAADLETDVARLQHDLISEMTATEEARADASELRKDLGEKESLVESLEKELTALKKVKAEGEVRVRDLERKIGVLETKEIEERNKRIRFEEEMRDKVDEKEKEINGFKQKLVELEKVTAEKKSELEESVKQKLRLEEALKGSEEKVAALESSILQLREEAKEAERVILSLNEKAVKTVENIDRGLNGIHDEGKGLKLQWPVVAAGSTGAVVAAAAVIYVCYGKRK comes from the coding sequence ATGGCGGATGACGGTGTTGCCAACGGCGGCGTAGATGATCAGTACGGTGAAGAATCGGCGACGAAGATTGAAGTGTTGCAACGCGAACGCGATGAATTGGTGAACGAGAACGCCTCGAGGAAGGAGGAGATCAAGAAGCTGACGGCGGAGCTTGACATTTTGCGAAGAGATGGCGCGGTGAATAGCGAGAAGATCGAGGAGATGCAGCGAGAGGTGGTGCAGTCGCGCGACGCGGTGAAGGCGGCCGAGGTTATCGCGGCGAGGGCAGCGGACCTGGAGACGGACGTGGCGAGGCTACAGCACGATTTGATATCGGAGATGACTGCGACGGAGGAGGCGAGGGCGGATGCTTCTGAATTGAGGAAGGATTTAGGGGAGAAGGAGTCGTTGGTTGAGTCTCTGGAGAAGGAACTGACAGCTTTGAAGAAGGTAAAGGCAGAGGGTGAGGTTAGGGTTAGGGATTTGGAGAGGAAGATTGGAGTTCTGGAAACCAAGGAaattgaggaaaggaacaagAGGATTAGGTTCGAGGAGGAGATGAGAGATAAGGTTGATGAAAAGGAGAAGGAGATCAATGGTTTCAAACAGAAGTTGGTGGAATTGGAGAAGGTTACTGCTGAGAAAAAATCTGAGTTGGAGGAGTCGGTTAAGCAGAAACTAAGGTTGGAGGAGGCACTTAAAGGATCTGAGGAGAAAGTAGCGGCTTTGGAATCAAGTATTCTTCAATTGCGTGAGGAAGCAAAGGAAGCTGAGAGGGTGATTTTATCGCTAAATGAGAAGGCGGTTAAGACTGTTGAGAATATTGATAGAGGTTTAAATGGCATACATGATGAAGGGAAAGGATTGAAGTTGCAGTGGCCGGTGGTGGCAGCAGGGTCTACAGGAGCTGTTGTTGCGGCGGCTGCCGTAATCTATGTGTGCTATGGGAAACGGAAGTGA
- the LOC108337555 gene encoding transcription factor PAR1, protein MSSSMEQEDNTPKHTIIPTFLRKPSDDQANSAVSSHKSLHVFRHSRRRCRKELTAKEPAKEGDEDEEKEKEEDEDGGDVDDREEIERKIHALQRIVPGGESLGVDKLFDETAGYILALQYQVKALRALTGFFEKLEKEKTKFGG, encoded by the coding sequence ATGTCATCATCCATGGAACAAGAAGATAACACCCCAAAGCACACTATCATACCCACATTCCTCAGAAAACCTTCAGACGACCAGGCCAACTCCGCCGTCTCCTCTCACAAATCTTTGCATGTTTTCCGCCACAGCAGGAGGCGGTGTAGGAAGGAACTCACTGCGAAAGAGCCTGCCAAGGAaggtgatgaagatgaggagaaggaaaaagaagaagatgaagatggtggtgACGTTGATGACAGAGAAGAGATAGAGAGGAAGATTCATGCATTGCAGAGGATTGTGCCTGGTGGGGAGTCATTAGGGGTGGACAAACTCTTTGATGAAACTGCTGGCTATATTCTGGCCTTGCAGTACCAAGTCAAAGCCTTGAGGGCTCTCACTGGTTTCTTTgagaagttggagaaggagaagacaaagtTTGGAGGTTGA